In Miscanthus floridulus cultivar M001 chromosome 19, ASM1932011v1, whole genome shotgun sequence, the DNA window caccctccgctcaacgatcctcgctgctccaagccgtctaggtggcggcaaccaccaagagtaacaagtgaaatccacagtgaaacacgaacaccaagtgcctctagatgcaatcactcaagcaatgtacttggattcactcccaatctcactatggtgatgaatcaatgatggagatgagtgagaggacttTAGCTAggttcacaaggttgctatgttaatgaaaatgaccaaagatatgagccatagccggccatagggcttaaataaaagcccccacgaaataaagctgttgtaccccttcactgggcacactgcgctctgaccggacgctccggtcatactgaccggaccctggacacagCGTTCGGTCCACTGATTTTTGCCATGTGTCATTCTGTGTTAAAACTGAAtcgtcagatcacaacggctaagtgctgatcggacgttccggcaaaactgaccggacgctaaagcctcagcgtccggtcgagtacagtaagggtccaaatccgtttttccttgaccggacgcgtccgatccacctcgaccggacacaacccagcgtccggtggagtaccctagccactgtaccaccaGGTCAGCAttaccggacgcaggcagtcagtgtccggtgcattcagatccagcgttcgttcacttgatcgacgctggcatctcctctgtcttcttcacccttgctcaagtgtgctaaccaccaagtgtatcaccttgtgcacatgtgttagcatatttttacaaatgttttcaagggtgttagcactccactagatcctaaatgcacatgcaatgagttagagcatctagtggcactttgataaccgcattccgatatgagtttcactcctcttaatagtatggctatcaaacctaaatatgatcacactctctaagtgtcttgatcagcaaaacaaaatagctcctacaaattatacctttgccttgagctttttgtttttctctttcttcttttcaagcttAAGcctttgatcatcgccatgccatcaccattgtcatgttatgatcttcattagcttctccacttgaagtgtgctacctatctcatgatcacttgataaactaggttagcacttagggtttcatcaattcaccaaaaccaaactagagctttcaatggccAGGCGGAAGGGCTCGACAGGCTCCACGGCAGGGGCGGACGGCCAAGCGGAGAAGCAGCTGTCGAGTGCCGATAGTCGATGAGTTAGACTACGGACAGAGATGCGGACTCGAGGCAGAGGCAGAGTCGATGGAGGTGCGGACTGGAGACAGCGGACGGGGCGGACGGAGGCAGAGTCGACGGAGGTGCGGACGGAGGCAGAGGTAGAGGCAAGCAGCGACGTGCGATGCAGGGCTGGCTTCATGGCAGGGGCGGACAGCTGGTGGACTGGAGACTGCGGACAGCCGGCGGACTGGAGACTGCGGACGGGGCAGACGGAGGCAGAGTCGACAGAGGTGCGGACGGAGGCAGAGGCAGTGGCAAGCAGCGACATGCGATGCAGGGCTGGCTCTACGGTAGGGGCAGACGGCCGGTGGACTGGAGCAGAGGAGCAGCCAAGCAGAGCTCGAGGTAAGCCcaccgccttctctcttcctctcccctcgCCCGCACTCATGGCGCGCGGTCGATTTCCCGCGCGTAGGTCCTATCTGGGCGGCCGCGTGCTCGATTTCCCGCGTCTGTTGCTTTTCGCACGGTCTTTTGGCGCCCTTCCCCCGTGAGTAGGCATACGGCGTCCGCGGCACGGCTATAGGCGTCCGCCCGACGCCTTTCTACACCTAGGCGACGCCTAATACGATTAGGTGGATGCCATACCACTGCAGGTTGTGGCGCCCCCGATGCCCAGCACCTCTGCcacgccttgtcgcctaggcgacgcgTCAAAAACATTGACACGGAGCAGTAGCACGGCGGCGGCTGCAGTTTTCCGCGCACGGACGGCAGCCGGCGGTGGGAATGGGAGGGCAGCAGGCGGTGGAGGACGTCGAGGTCGAAGATCCGGAGCCCTTGCTGTAGAAACgtcggaggggaggggaggggagccgACGCCCTTACTGGATCTCCGGCGGAGGGGACGGGAGGGGAGCTGGCGCCCTTGCTGGATGGAGATCCGGTGGAGGGGGATGGGAGAGCCGCTGATGCCCTGGATGGAGATCCGGTGGAGGGGGAGGAGAGGGCCGCCGACGCCCTTCCTTCAGATCCGGCGGAGGGGAGGGGAGCCGGGCCAGAGAAGAGGAGGCGAGGACCGGGACAGAGGGGAATGGGAGGGGCGGCCGGAGCGCATGGGAGGGGCCGAGCGCTCGGGGGTGTCGGTCATGGGCATGGAGCGCACGGGAGGGAGGGGCAGGGAGAGGAAACGCGCTCGCGATTTCGAAAAGCGGAGTCGAGCTCGTGATTTGGAAAACGTTGCGGGCGACCGTGAGTCGCGGACGCGCGTTTGCGACCAAGCCCGTATCGCAAGCCGTTTGTGCGGGATTATTGGCTTATCTGGCTCGCTCTCCCAAACAGGGCCTATGTATGCACAGGAATTATGAAGGTTTGGTGGGGCTGTGATTCACAGCCTGTCTGCCTGTGAATGGTTTGGTGTTGTCAAATTACATCTGGCCAGCAATTCAAATTGTCATATTTTTTCTGTATCTCGTTTACATTTCTTACCATGTTAGTTTGTTGATAATTTGAGGATGATGGGATAGAATTTGTTGAAGTGAACTCGATACCAAATTCGCAACGTAACCTGCGCGGCAGCACAACAAAGAATACAGGTGAAGGTGCAGCTCTCCGTATCTCGTGTCTTAATTAAAGTAGCAATATGGCAATCCATATAACAACATTCAGAAGTAATCCGGGTCGTTTCTTAATTAAAGTAGCAATGTGGCAAGCCATATCCATTGTGCTAAATTTGCACCGTTGGATCCTCAAGAGTCAAGCCAATGCTTGAAAACAGAAAAACAgggggaagaaaataaaatttcttGGTAAAAACTTATGTTCAACATAATGTTGTCCCGGTGAAAACTGAGATACCCGAAAGAGAACATTCAGTATTGATGTTTGGATCCTCCAAAACACTGATGACAGCCAGCTATTCCAGGTCGGTATAACCTATATGGCCCAgtttggcttaccccatattcagcttgttcggtttcttttttcagccggaacagtatttttttctcataacaattcagctggaacagtatttttttctcataacaattCAGCTGGAATAGTGCTTTTCAGCCCAAGTTTTAGACTAGCGAACAGGGCCTGTAAGATTCTTCATCAAGCTTGACGAGCACGAAACAATTCACCAACTACCTTGCTTCGTCCGTGCAAACAGATAACCCCAGATCTCATGACTTGACATAAAGATGAATATCATCGCATTGCTTCTGGAGTAGGAATGAGCTAACAAGTGTTTAGTTGAAGCCTCCATCATATTAGGACAACTAGCAATGACATATGCCAATCCCTATAGTAGTGCTCAGCGGAAGTCCACGGCTATAAAGAGACCAATAGAACTCCTGCCGgtcgtttcaaaaaaaagaaaaagaaaaagaaaagcgaCCAGTCCCAAGCATGGAGCAAGTAGCTAGAGTAGGTGTCAACCGAAATGCACCTGGGAGTTGTCACAGAACATAGACATCCTGTACGGCCACCTGCCCTGGCATATATCGAGCTGACCAAATCCATGTGCACTGCACTTCGCGCAGCTCAGCATGCATATAAATGTGGGAAGATGGGTTGTGCTCTGCAAATCAGCCGATCAACCAGGTTCCATCAAGGTGAGACCTGTAGTGTAGAGCGTTAACAATGAAAGGATCCAGCGAGCATGGCGAGACCTCGAAGGCGCCCCTGGGCAGGGGTGGTGTCAGTAAAGGAGTGTCCGTGCTTGATCTCATACTTCGCTTCATCGCCATCATCGGCACCCTTGCTAGTGCCATTGCAATGGGCACCACCAACGAGACGCTGCCTTTCTTCACACAGTTCATCCGCTTCAAGGCGCAGTACAGTGATCTCCCTACTCTCACGTAAGCTAACCTCAGCAACTTAATTAATTGGTAGAAACAAACACTTTCAGTTAAGGAACACATATACGATGAGCCTCCGATGCTCCAACTGTTTCAATTTCGTTTGTGAACTGCAGGTTCTTTGTGGTGGCAAATTCTATTGTCTGCGCCTATCTCATCCTTTCGCTCCCACTATCTATAGTGCACATCATCAGGAGCAGGGCTAAATACAGCAGGCTGCTCTTGATCTTTCTTGACGCTGTAAGACTAATTAACTCTTTTTACAGTTCAAAGAAAATAATCCTCCATGAAAGCATTTGTGGTTATTCAACTAGTAATCGACTAATAGTATGTTGAAAAGTGCCAGCAAGTATATATATCGGTTAATTGGTTACCTGTTTTCTTGTGATTATTTTGAAGGCAATGCTAGCATTGGTGACTGCGGGAGCATCTGCAGCAGCGGCTATTGTGTACTTAGCGCACAAAGGCAATGTCAGGGCAAACTGGCTTGCCATCTGCCAGCAGTTTGACTCATTCTGCGAGCGTATCTCTGGATCCCTCATTGGTTCGTTCGGAGCCATGGTTATGCTGATACTGCTGATATTACTCTCCGCCATTGCCCTAGCCAGGCGCTAGGCCAAATAGTGGGATCATTTGCTTCCGATCCAGCTGTTGTGAAGTGTGATATCATGCTGCAGTTATTGGACTATATATGCTATCTTTATGTAATCTTATGTGTGCCTATTACCTCTTGCTATATGATCCTCCTATCCCAATTGTTGACCTGATTCTgcacttctccttttcttctgaTGGTGTGCACTATCATGTATAGAAGCCACAAAAAATGAATATGGATGAACTATTATGTATGGATCATGTATCTCCATAGTTTCTGAAAGAGTTGTTGTGTATTGTGTTCACTTAGGACAAAAACATGAAAGATTACCTTATAAATCCATAACTGCTATTGGCAGTGAAACCGTTGTGGTTTTGAATTGATTGGCAAACGGGATTTACCAACTATTTCCAGTTTCTGATGTACAATTGTACCAGTACAAGCACAAATGAAAAGATATTCATGGACGTTTGCAGCCTTTTCATTTCTCCATTAAGCAGTAGAACAATCATAATCACGGTCACAGCCTGAAGAAAGACCAGCAGGTATATTATGGATCttaaaatttatttgatttaagatCGGATCAAAGTCAATTAAATCCAACAAAAATGACTGTCATTATCGTTGGCACGAGCATTGCCCAACAAATTGTACGTCCAGTTGCAACATATAGACATGTTGgctaatctatatctataccgaATATTAAAGAATGAAAATTACTTTCGTGCTTCTCTCGCTCTCTACCCCGTCCATCCGTCCCTCATTTCCCTTCTATCACTCGGTCCGAgatccctcactctctcccttctCTTCTTGAGTTTGGAACCGTAAAACTTTTCGTTGGCGTTGCATCATTCATGTCATGTCTTGGCTGCCCAAGCCCGTTCATGTGACAGCGCACCTGCGAGTGTATATGGCTCGTGTTGATGTTGAATTGGGTCACACAGCTAGCACGTCCGAGGTCGCACACGACCCACCACTCAGCAAGGATGCCCGAGATCAGCAAAATTGACCAGCGGGTCGTTAGAGTCGATTCGGCGGCAATTTGCTCGGCTCATGAGAGGATGCAACCGCCACCGCGGGGCCAGGGACGTGCGGCTACACAAGCTTGGGCGATGTGCAGCTGCGCGAGCATGGGCCCCATGTAGGGATGGCAGTGGATCGGGTAAGGTATGGGTAAAACATTTACTTGCCTCCGAGCATACCCGCGACTGTAACTTTTACATGTCTGCTAGCATATCCGCAGATAAGATTTTGTACCTGCGTCTGCGCCCGATGGGTTATTCAAGAGAAATCAAACAATAAAATCAAAGTGATATAAAATAATAATTTGCAGTAAAATGACACACAAATATGCCAATCTcacttacatagagtttactaggATGATATACGGTAGCTCGCAAGCCACAATACATCATAGATTCATTGTTCGACCATTCATGCTCATACAATTAATGGAAAACAAATTACACAAGAAAGTAACAAGTTAATAGCTTACACAATCACTTTTATTCAGTCATACATAAAAAAGTCATCTTTATAGTTCGAAATGCTATACATATGCTACAAATTGTACGTTAAATGAGCTAGTCGACATGATATACATATGATATATGTGtgacatatatttatatatattcctAAATTGTGATACTCGTCGGGTACCCGCGGATAAAATTTGATACCTGCACTCTATCCGCATCTTTGCGGGTACCCAATCCTCATGTACCCGTGAGTGAGTTTTCATGCACGTGCCGACACCCATCGGTATAAAAACCACGGGGTACCCTTACCCGCGAGTAAGATTGCCATCCCTAGCGCCATGGGGGAGAGGGGATGGAGGCAGGAGCACACGGACGGCGGTGGGAGGACATGGCGGCACGTCCAAGTAGCGGGCGATGGTGAGAAGTCCAGGCGTAGGCACTAAGGAGGCTGAGGAGGGCTAGGGACGGGGAAGGGAACGGAGAAGGGCGTGGAGGATAGTGGTCGTGGAAGTAGGGGGGAAGGGGGAAAGGAAGTAAGAAGAAACTTTGTGGTATTTTTGTCTACACAAAATTATGTAGTTCTGCACGGATTGGCCCAAGTCATAGGAGACATATAAAATGACAAATTTCAGGTATTGACATAATTATAATAAAACAGTTCATAGAATAGATAAATAGTAATAATCTTCTCAGAACCATTAGTTAATAAAATTATAATGATATGAATCCAATTAATACACGTTTCCTACACTCGCAACCTTGGCTATATATGATGCATGCGAGTATAGAACAGGCAAACATAAGCAGTCCAGCAAGTCTAGTTGGGACCATTGTTATGTGTAATTACGTGTATGGACCAGTTTGTTTGGGTGGCTTAGCCCCCAACCAGACTTCCTGGATGCACTTTGTACATGTTTGGTTGCCTATTGCACACTACGGGAAACAGatcctttgtcgagtgtaactttctttgccgagggctaaaagtcgggcactcggcaaagagctattttgccgagtgccgcactcggtaacgatatacactcggcaaagaaggctttgccaagtgtcaggcactcggcaaatgccctttttgccgagtgtcaggcactcggcaatccctggcgctcggcaaaaagCGGTGTCAGGTAACGGCCGCCGCCTGCCGTCCAGGATTGCCGAGTACCAGCGggtaggcactcggtaaaccacttctttgccgagtgccagaccctgacactcggtaaagaataaCGGTAAACTATTTTTTCCCACTTTTGAACTCCAAAATTTTTCTTGAGTCCTCCTACAGTACATGagactccatgttaaaatttggtatattttattgctttttgctatatttagttaatttatttcatttaattgattttttttcGGAAAatacaaatttgaactacatcgaataatggaatttaatgattcaaaaaatgatattcatggtattgagtgtagtgtgaggccgtatccaggaatggacccgaaatttcaaacatcttgttcacgaaacaagACCACGAACTTGTGgacgaattgtttttaaattctataaaatggaaacgaagtccgaaaatcatgaaacttatcgagatatcatgatatcgtatgtggaggatgtgataaaaaatttgagaaggtttggtgcatgTTATCACGTATGATGCTTACAAACTTATCgagtctcctcccacgccgtgggaggcggcaggcacgggttccgcttcctccgactcctctcttcaagtgtctacttgcgaggtcccgtgagcctcccacaggttccgctttcTCACCAACGcctagtgattcgccccgaagggcaaaagtaagtaactttatatgttatcatcactacttcatatgatatgatgaaaaaaactaataatttttcttaatcacttgtgtaggaactgggtggttgtttCGGGTGGTAGTGcatggctagtcaacggcatcctgggtcttctgtgcaggcaacacttccccggcattgtcacgtacgcatcgaagacggagctggcctactcgtttgaccactacgccgtcgcccccgatgcggagtacccccaacaaggcggcgcgggtgaagacagagttttgggtaagtctccctcgcacaacattgctcaatacgtcgcattcattggacttttcttgaaataatgaatggatacatcacttttgtatgcagacttattatagatgcgaggagggatttaaggccagggcggagcaggtgactaccaaagcctgtaaaaaactcgtcaccgacatgcatcatgaggtgcgcgtccaggccatcgtaacctactacgggttaaagcttggagagaggaaaaccaagaatgacgcaagagagatgcagctgacccaggagtagtaccttgaggtaaatgaagaacatcaatattgatttgttttgagattaagttgatttaatttgatcttcttatatgtccaatacttgatgacgtgtagatgattccctggtggtgccaagcgtatcccgagtgctgggcgatgatggtggagaggtggttcatggaggagtacctcaagatgcataggGATACCCAGGAccatcgtttgcagatgcaaggtccagcacaccatcaaggcagccgtagcctcaccgaatacaaacaagcatgg includes these proteins:
- the LOC136529786 gene encoding casparian strip membrane protein 3; translation: MKGSSEHGETSKAPLGRGGVSKGVSVLDLILRFIAIIGTLASAIAMGTTNETLPFFTQFIRFKAQYSDLPTLTFFVVANSIVCAYLILSLPLSIVHIIRSRAKYSRLLLIFLDAAMLALVTAGASAAAAIVYLAHKGNVRANWLAICQQFDSFCERISGSLIGSFGAMVMLILLILLSAIALARR